A region from the Candidatus Electrothrix scaldis genome encodes:
- a CDS encoding prohibitin family protein — MFFKKKPHQSQRKATWWQRLCFSCRNKWPYWLLLSIGLGLLIFVFWKRIVIWIDTGEGGVLYRPLQGGTVTDQVFTEGVHLLMPYNRMTHYNTRIQIIRHEFDVLTNRGLPVNLKIAVRYRPIFELLGVLHQRVGPDYPNKIILPQIESVLRKGLGTHSPEEIYTNKNLLLTGLVRRAIEEIGRKFVIVDDIIIREVKLPPGVKKAIEDKLVEEQRFLSYNFRLQAEKQEAERKRIESGGIRDYAENIAATMSEKVLRWHGVQATLKLAESPNAKVVVIGGGKDGLPLVLNAGEWPGADAASAEMTEKSSGAEEEQAKVTNLARPAQANSAQPSVNRPKNEQKATQPLFPLPQNGN, encoded by the coding sequence ATGTTTTTCAAGAAGAAACCACATCAATCGCAAAGGAAAGCCACTTGGTGGCAACGTCTGTGCTTTTCCTGTCGGAATAAATGGCCCTATTGGCTTTTGCTGAGCATTGGCCTGGGCTTATTAATTTTTGTCTTTTGGAAACGCATCGTCATCTGGATTGATACCGGCGAGGGCGGGGTACTTTATCGTCCCTTACAGGGTGGAACCGTGACCGATCAGGTCTTCACTGAGGGGGTACATCTGCTCATGCCGTATAATCGCATGACCCATTATAACACCAGGATCCAGATCATCCGTCATGAGTTCGATGTCCTGACCAATCGCGGGCTTCCGGTTAATTTGAAAATTGCTGTGCGCTATCGGCCTATTTTTGAATTGCTTGGCGTGCTGCACCAGCGGGTGGGTCCGGATTATCCCAATAAAATAATCCTCCCTCAGATTGAATCGGTTCTGCGAAAGGGCTTAGGTACCCATTCACCGGAAGAGATCTATACCAATAAGAATCTCTTACTCACCGGTCTGGTTCGTCGGGCTATTGAGGAGATCGGGCGTAAATTCGTTATCGTGGATGATATTATTATCCGGGAGGTCAAACTTCCTCCGGGAGTGAAAAAAGCTATTGAGGATAAGCTTGTGGAAGAACAGCGCTTTCTTTCCTATAATTTTCGTTTGCAGGCGGAGAAACAGGAGGCGGAGCGAAAACGAATTGAGTCCGGTGGTATTCGCGATTATGCGGAAAATATCGCGGCAACCATGAGTGAAAAGGTCCTGCGTTGGCACGGTGTGCAGGCAACTTTGAAGCTGGCAGAGTCACCTAATGCCAAGGTGGTGGTGATTGGTGGCGGCAAAGATGGTTTGCCGCTGGTGCTTAATGCCGGGGAATGGCCCGGAGCAGATGCAGCATCAGCTGAGATGACAGAGAAGTCATCAGGAGCAGAGGAAGAGCAGGCAAAAGTAACAAACCTGGCCCGCCCTGCACAGGCGAATTCAGCGCAACCTTCTGTTAACAGACCTAAAAACGAGCAAAAGGCAACTCAGCCTCTTTTCCCTCTCCCTCAGAACGGAAATTGA
- a CDS encoding two-component regulator propeller domain-containing protein, producing MMKLITFFVLVVSFVGFLFGFLLLPGSLHAQSLNPNIHISQYLHKSFVRDDRIKSVLDITQDDDGFLWLATYTGLVRFDGEEFVHYSRLNREDFSASAVRSLLKDRKGRLWIGTNDNGLFYYENGQFTGFTVQDGLPSNSVRILFEDRDGGLWVGTTSGLAYFDGTDFHLFSSLDVSGSTLVNFICQDEDGVIWVGMKQACAVYFLDKETKKFIPYSGSLLEVIRNAVLEFMIKDREQGGLWAITADKLIYVKDHEILQVYDLNQEIKYSRKVSNSKVYQDNNGALWLTGDSGLTRFYKGKFDFFTNTDGLSDDIVFTAYQDQEGNLWVGTRPGIDQFSETKFLSYSSSEGMLGDTVNAVLEDRPGEFLVATNQGLSVIHPLLNTVEKFSEQRLRTRIRHLYKDSLDRVWVSTYGNGLLVLKDREIIQQFTVQNGLAANSVRLVLEDRQHNIWVGTTSGLSVINPQGKITNYTTSTTAELSNGFILSLYEDQQGRLWIGTDGGGIYIYEKGRIIKRYSRKDQLSGNVIFRFYQDSQEGGIWVTSNNGISILREDKVYTITSRQGLLADSVFEIAADTKDRLWMTSNLGIFYVHRKDFEDVLEGKADSFPITVFDKHSGFKENPTATAWMATDADGKMWIPTHGGVAVVDPDNIPINEISPKTIILSSNINTVGKKKADGVLYIPPGVTRVNFYFAVLSFVSPEKNLLQFKLDGFDKDWSEPSKKREVSYTNLPPGAYSFKVKGMNNDGVSSSDEAVLRFYRTPYYYETSWFRFLVIIFSVILVALAGFLLYRHRVKRLNEELKRKKLQLELERKSTEMERLAKENEIRLSEAYSRFVPHIFFNFLGKDSVLDVGLGDQVEKELTVLFADIRDFTTLSENHSPKETFDFINSYLSQMGPIVYASEGFVDKYIGDAIMALFPSAQQALYAAIQMNLSLLNERTQGRIKNHQMPVRIGIGINTGNLMLGTVGQKNRMDGTVISDAVNLAARLESLTSYYGVNILLSEETYRGLAHPEQYQVRLLDNVTVKGKKKSVRIFEALDGLPEPVRSAKIRSAPVFEEAICHYCAGNLVRAQEIFRECLQKCPEDKTSDIYLQRCAHYLDVGIEKDWDGVSSFKFK from the coding sequence ATGATGAAATTGATAACGTTTTTTGTTCTTGTTGTCAGCTTTGTTGGTTTCTTATTTGGTTTTTTGCTGCTGCCAGGCAGCCTCCATGCTCAATCACTTAATCCTAATATTCACATATCCCAATACCTGCATAAATCCTTTGTCCGTGATGATAGGATAAAGAGTGTGCTGGACATCACCCAGGATGATGACGGATTCCTCTGGCTGGCAACCTATACAGGGCTTGTCAGGTTTGACGGTGAGGAATTTGTCCATTATAGCCGTCTGAACCGTGAAGACTTTTCTGCTTCAGCTGTGCGGAGCCTGCTCAAGGACCGCAAGGGACGCCTCTGGATTGGTACCAATGATAACGGGCTCTTTTATTATGAAAATGGTCAGTTCACAGGCTTTACTGTGCAGGATGGTTTGCCGAGCAACTCGGTGAGGATCTTGTTTGAAGACAGGGATGGGGGGCTATGGGTCGGAACGACCTCCGGGCTTGCTTATTTCGACGGTACAGATTTTCATCTTTTCTCTTCTCTGGATGTATCCGGGAGTACGCTGGTTAACTTTATCTGCCAGGATGAAGACGGCGTTATTTGGGTCGGCATGAAGCAGGCCTGCGCTGTGTACTTTCTTGATAAAGAAACAAAAAAGTTTATTCCATATAGCGGTAGCTTGCTTGAGGTTATCCGAAATGCAGTTCTTGAATTTATGATCAAGGACAGAGAGCAGGGCGGCCTTTGGGCTATTACCGCAGATAAACTTATCTATGTCAAAGATCATGAAATCTTACAGGTCTATGACCTAAATCAGGAAATAAAATATTCAAGGAAGGTGAGTAATTCCAAAGTATACCAGGATAATAACGGAGCACTTTGGCTGACCGGAGACAGCGGCCTGACTCGTTTTTATAAGGGAAAGTTTGATTTTTTTACCAATACCGACGGGCTGAGCGATGATATCGTGTTCACAGCCTATCAGGATCAAGAGGGCAATCTTTGGGTGGGAACCCGCCCTGGTATTGACCAGTTTTCTGAGACAAAATTTTTAAGCTACAGCTCATCAGAAGGGATGCTGGGGGATACGGTTAATGCGGTCCTGGAAGACAGGCCCGGAGAGTTTCTTGTTGCCACCAACCAGGGATTGAGCGTGATCCATCCACTGCTGAATACGGTGGAAAAGTTTTCGGAACAGCGTTTGCGAACAAGGATTCGGCATCTCTATAAGGACAGTTTAGACAGGGTCTGGGTGAGTACCTATGGAAACGGTTTGCTGGTGCTGAAAGATCGGGAGATCATACAGCAGTTCACGGTGCAGAATGGGCTTGCTGCCAATAGTGTCCGATTAGTTCTGGAAGACAGGCAGCATAATATTTGGGTAGGGACGACCTCAGGTCTCAGCGTTATCAATCCGCAGGGGAAAATCACCAATTATACAACCAGTACCACTGCTGAACTCAGTAATGGTTTTATCTTGAGTTTATATGAAGATCAGCAAGGACGTCTTTGGATAGGGACTGACGGCGGAGGTATTTATATTTATGAAAAAGGGCGGATTATTAAGAGGTATTCGCGAAAAGATCAGCTGTCTGGAAATGTCATCTTCAGGTTCTATCAGGACTCGCAGGAAGGAGGGATATGGGTAACCTCGAATAATGGGATTTCTATCCTCAGAGAGGATAAGGTATATACCATTACTTCCAGGCAGGGATTACTGGCTGACAGCGTTTTTGAGATTGCAGCAGACACAAAGGACAGGCTGTGGATGACAAGTAATCTCGGTATCTTTTATGTCCACCGGAAGGATTTTGAAGATGTTCTTGAAGGGAAAGCGGATAGTTTTCCTATTACGGTTTTTGATAAGCATTCAGGCTTTAAGGAAAATCCTACAGCAACCGCTTGGATGGCAACGGATGCTGACGGTAAAATGTGGATTCCCACCCACGGCGGAGTGGCTGTGGTTGATCCTGATAATATTCCCATTAACGAGATCTCACCGAAAACGATTATTCTTTCTTCCAATATTAATACGGTTGGCAAGAAAAAAGCCGATGGCGTGTTGTATATTCCTCCTGGTGTTACCAGGGTGAATTTTTACTTTGCGGTGCTGAGCTTTGTTTCTCCTGAAAAGAATCTCTTGCAATTCAAGTTGGACGGATTTGATAAGGACTGGTCAGAACCGAGTAAGAAGCGGGAGGTCTCATATACTAATCTGCCCCCTGGTGCTTATTCTTTTAAAGTCAAAGGAATGAATAATGACGGAGTTTCGTCCTCTGATGAAGCTGTCCTTCGTTTTTACAGGACACCTTATTATTACGAAACCTCCTGGTTTCGTTTTTTGGTAATAATTTTCAGCGTTATTCTGGTGGCCTTGGCAGGATTCCTCCTTTACCGGCATCGTGTGAAGAGGTTGAATGAAGAGCTCAAACGGAAAAAACTCCAGCTGGAATTGGAACGAAAGTCCACTGAGATGGAAAGGCTTGCCAAGGAGAATGAAATCCGACTGTCCGAGGCCTATAGTCGCTTTGTGCCGCATATCTTTTTCAACTTTTTAGGGAAGGATAGTGTTCTTGATGTTGGACTGGGCGACCAGGTGGAGAAAGAACTGACTGTCCTGTTTGCTGATATTAGAGATTTTACTACATTATCAGAAAATCATTCTCCTAAGGAGACCTTTGATTTTATTAATTCTTATTTGAGTCAAATGGGGCCTATTGTTTATGCCTCAGAGGGCTTTGTTGATAAATATATAGGCGATGCTATTATGGCCCTGTTTCCTTCTGCCCAGCAGGCCTTGTACGCTGCTATTCAGATGAACTTGAGTCTGTTGAACGAGAGGACCCAGGGCCGAATAAAGAATCATCAGATGCCGGTCAGGATCGGGATAGGGATTAACACCGGCAATTTAATGCTTGGTACTGTGGGGCAAAAGAATCGGATGGACGGAACCGTCATCAGTGATGCCGTGAACTTAGCTGCCCGGCTTGAAAGCCTGACCAGTTATTATGGTGTCAATATCCTTTTATCCGAGGAAACCTATCGTGGTCTTGCTCATCCTGAACAATACCAGGTCAGGTTGCTGGATAATGTCACTGTGAAGGGGAAGAAGAAGTCGGTCAGAATTTTTGAGGCGTTAGACGGTCTTCCTGAGCCGGTACGGTCAGCAAAAATACGGTCAGCGCCAGTTTTTGAAGAAGCCATTTGCCATTATTGCGCTGGGAATCTGGTCCGGGCACAGGAAATATTCCGGGAATGTTTGCAGAAATGCCCTGAAGATAAGACCTCTGATATCTATCTTCAGCGCTGTGCCCATTATTTAGATGTGGGTATAGAAAAAGACTGGGACGGTGTGAGTAGTTTCAAGTTTAAGTGA
- a CDS encoding IS1380 family transposase: protein MKKKKNTTYRKSDLKINYIDITDDCLTSRSGLSLFIAYLHGISLFPIIESLFGDLRKSKKGASAVEIFKQIFCFMMDGTSRHLVYFDDLKADKGYAACIETSEDDMASSHTIKRFFGNFSFVKVFVFRRLLQKLFIWRLNITKPAVVELGIDTMVMENDDAECRHGVKPTYKKKKGFQPLQMNWGRFFVDAVFRGGDKHSNHGDTVQKMILHIVNRIRKEYRHDVPIVIRMDSGFFDQKIFEFCEQLGVGYICGGKMYKDIKEFASETTRWRRFAAPGKKDIWEYAEFGTKRGNWKQFRRAIYCRLCNHGSQLRLPGTGPDTVIITNLGRGGTIDELLEKAGVMSEYVSANAIVAGYHVRGSDELVNRGFKDFGHEQLPFTRFTPNAAWYYMLLVGFFLFESFKEDAASPVVSITAYASTVRRQLIDVAGKIVRHSGQVVLKVARCAFEGLQLAEMLKRCIEPPVLQH from the coding sequence ATGAAGAAGAAAAAAAACACGACCTATCGAAAAAGTGACCTGAAAATTAATTATATTGACATAACTGACGACTGTTTGACCAGTCGGTCAGGTCTGTCTCTTTTTATAGCGTACCTGCATGGTATTTCATTATTCCCTATTATTGAGAGTTTGTTCGGCGATCTGAGAAAAAGCAAAAAAGGTGCATCGGCGGTTGAGATATTCAAGCAGATATTCTGTTTCATGATGGACGGAACCAGTCGACATCTGGTGTACTTTGACGATCTTAAGGCAGATAAGGGCTATGCCGCCTGTATAGAGACATCAGAGGATGACATGGCCTCCTCGCATACAATCAAGCGTTTTTTCGGCAATTTTTCTTTTGTTAAAGTGTTTGTTTTTCGACGTCTGCTGCAGAAACTGTTCATTTGGCGATTGAATATAACCAAGCCAGCCGTTGTTGAACTCGGCATTGATACAATGGTTATGGAAAACGATGACGCAGAGTGTCGACATGGAGTAAAACCGACCTATAAAAAAAAGAAAGGATTCCAGCCGTTACAGATGAACTGGGGAAGATTTTTTGTAGATGCGGTTTTTCGCGGTGGTGATAAGCACTCGAATCACGGTGACACTGTCCAAAAAATGATATTGCATATTGTGAATCGCATCAGAAAGGAATATCGACATGATGTCCCGATTGTTATCCGAATGGACAGTGGTTTTTTCGACCAGAAGATTTTTGAATTTTGTGAGCAACTTGGTGTTGGTTATATCTGTGGTGGGAAGATGTATAAAGATATAAAAGAATTTGCAAGTGAGACAACCCGTTGGAGGCGTTTTGCCGCACCCGGTAAGAAAGATATTTGGGAGTATGCGGAATTCGGCACTAAAAGGGGTAATTGGAAGCAATTTCGACGTGCTATATACTGTCGCCTGTGCAACCACGGGTCTCAGCTTCGGCTTCCAGGAACTGGTCCAGACACCGTGATCATTACAAATCTTGGGCGTGGCGGAACTATTGACGAACTTCTTGAAAAGGCGGGAGTTATGTCAGAATATGTAAGTGCCAACGCTATTGTTGCAGGGTATCATGTACGCGGTAGCGACGAGTTGGTTAACCGAGGTTTCAAGGATTTTGGCCATGAACAACTGCCGTTCACTCGATTCACTCCAAACGCTGCGTGGTATTACATGCTACTGGTCGGCTTTTTTCTTTTTGAATCATTCAAAGAGGATGCAGCTTCTCCCGTAGTTTCAATAACAGCCTATGCATCAACAGTGCGCCGTCAACTGATAGATGTAGCGGGTAAAATTGTCAGGCACAGCGGTCAGGTTGTATTAAAAGTGGCCCGGTGTGCTTTTGAAGGGCTTCAATTAGCCGAAATGTTAAAAAGGTGTATTGAGCCCCCTGTGTTACAACACTAG
- a CDS encoding glycosyl hydrolase family 8: MEKDYFISRIAQFRYDYWKQNYLVSAGNDNNGKQMYRVAFAQDSDTTVSEGQGYGMIIVSLMAGYETEAQGLFDGLWRFVRQYPSTIDSRLMAWKVQNGSAVEGVNSAFDGDADIAYGLLLAAAQWGNQGEINYQTEASTIIAGILASTIGPESRLPMLGDWTQPNGDTYNQYTPRSSDFMLANFQAFALATGDNSTWQTVINNSHTVIGEIQQQYSPGTGLLPDFIQCQSVTQCAPAQAHFLEGANDGNYYYNAGRVPWRLGLHALLHNDATSRSQVQKITDWLVTATGGDASAIKSGYQLNGTYIGNYFSTFFAAPFGVGAMLSNQQDFLNAIYAQVYQRQENYYEDSVNLLSLLVMTGNAWAPVVAQESRNGFLPALLMLLL, from the coding sequence ATGGAAAAGGATTATTTTATATCAAGAATCGCTCAATTTAGGTATGACTATTGGAAGCAGAACTATTTGGTCTCAGCAGGAAATGACAATAATGGCAAGCAGATGTACCGTGTTGCCTTTGCTCAAGATTCAGACACTACCGTATCAGAGGGGCAAGGCTATGGTATGATAATTGTGTCTTTAATGGCAGGTTATGAAACAGAGGCACAGGGTTTATTTGATGGCTTATGGCGTTTTGTACGTCAGTATCCGAGCACCATTGATTCACGCTTAATGGCCTGGAAAGTCCAAAATGGGAGTGCCGTTGAAGGGGTCAATTCGGCATTTGACGGCGATGCTGATATTGCGTATGGCTTATTGCTGGCAGCAGCACAATGGGGTAATCAGGGAGAAATTAATTATCAGACTGAGGCAAGCACCATAATTGCCGGTATTTTGGCATCCACCATTGGCCCGGAAAGTCGGTTGCCGATGCTGGGTGATTGGACACAACCCAATGGTGATACCTACAACCAATACACTCCACGTTCTTCTGATTTCATGTTGGCAAATTTCCAGGCCTTTGCCCTGGCAACAGGAGATAATAGCACCTGGCAAACGGTGATCAATAATAGCCACACGGTGATTGGAGAAATCCAACAGCAATACAGCCCTGGTACCGGGTTATTGCCTGATTTCATCCAATGCCAAAGCGTAACCCAGTGCGCACCTGCACAAGCGCATTTTCTTGAAGGAGCCAATGATGGAAACTATTATTATAATGCAGGACGGGTACCGTGGCGTTTAGGTTTGCATGCCTTATTACATAACGATGCAACATCGCGAAGCCAGGTACAAAAAATTACCGACTGGTTAGTGACAGCAACTGGCGGTGATGCCAGCGCAATTAAATCGGGCTATCAATTAAACGGTACGTACATTGGTAATTATTTTTCCACGTTTTTTGCCGCACCCTTCGGCGTTGGGGCGATGTTATCCAACCAGCAGGACTTCCTGAATGCAATTTATGCACAAGTATATCAACGCCAGGAAAATTATTACGAAGATTCCGTTAATCTGCTCAGTTTATTGGTAATGACAGGCAATGCCTGGGCACCAGTGGTAGCGCAGGAAAGCAGAAATGGCTTTCTGCCTGCGCTGCTCATGCTTTTGTTGTGA
- a CDS encoding type II toxin-antitoxin system HicA family toxin, which translates to MGRLSGFRYRQIIKRLKKLGFVFDRQAAGSHEIWCNEQSDRYTTVPNHPGDMPEGTLRAILRQADISPDDFLAKK; encoded by the coding sequence ATGGGAAGATTGTCAGGATTTCGTTATCGTCAAATTATCAAGCGGTTGAAAAAGTTGGGTTTTGTGTTTGATCGGCAGGCCGCTGGCAGCCATGAGATCTGGTGTAATGAACAAAGTGACCGGTATACCACAGTACCGAATCATCCCGGAGATATGCCGGAAGGCACTCTTCGGGCAATTCTGAGACAGGCTGACATCTCGCCGGATGATTTTTTAGCAAAGAAATAA
- a CDS encoding type II toxin-antitoxin system HicB family antitoxin codes for MSKPMERIINLQIEKLPEGVYLATSDDIQGLVAQGRTIAETIEIARDVARRLLEARKEKREEVPEYPTGASFECAVVVGC; via the coding sequence GTGAGTAAGCCTATGGAACGGATAATTAATTTACAGATTGAAAAGTTGCCTGAAGGCGTTTACCTGGCAACTTCAGACGATATACAGGGACTGGTTGCCCAAGGCCGCACTATAGCCGAGACAATTGAAATTGCAAGAGATGTGGCGAGGAGATTGTTAGAGGCCCGGAAAGAAAAGCGAGAGGAGGTCCCGGAATATCCAACAGGAGCTTCGTTTGAGTGTGCGGTAGTGGTGGGCTGTTAA
- a CDS encoding peptidoglycan DD-metalloendopeptidase family protein, which yields MFRLKSMMCWLMLLSLIPLGSAWAKKPKGDEGIVSGIALDVVRVEACARGKRCVTASGPIQLDLLDLADGKVDFANQVLLPAKTKELRLVLGDNNTITVNNEEFPLTVPSGQTSGLKLKGRKAFPREGGLLSSLTLNLNLKKQLVVRAKRSKSKGKGKKREISYVYSYKLKPVIKVATAEVAPMTDEVAAVVAMPDEESEIKIGETFSLVIPAGAVSEPMVISVEETKYTVEVLDEETGEVVEKPALSSNYELSPDGAEFNEPLVITIPYDPETLPSDVSEYDLAVYLDGERIPTDINTMSKTATADVWHFTDAIVDREGRQTFETQMPIDNRFQPNNIGYKFMTYHEACYGATCENIYHPAADINAANDINENVPFFAIADGTVIANSTSWGGIVIEHVLPDGKIYYSQYGHMNHLTKEEDEVLQPDMGVKKGDKIGYIGKVGGSSGMTPHLHFEIRSNFHTGADYADFYCPKLDGCDVLTTRKEVFEYYESPLAFVRSYENPCKTVIIVEDSVTYPGIGEDDDDNRIKDNKVISPDGGVVIKERFFKPYPSSFFGPRDPRYNLPEWSTGSGGELSGFGGNYHYAPTVSGETPTYAGTWYFDIPETGLYMIDASVPANHATTEKAKYRIYHNKRYDNVTINQAIVSGPLDDRWVRLGVFDFVEGNDHYVKLRNNTGETNKEVGFDALKLVKVSDAAVTSVSPATAKLNELTTFTVSGQSLPSNLLFWLDGCLDVERLDSTSTFMQFRCTPSSSGIKSGMIRFRPYSVVLNEFTVDVKHAPEVPEVTSVSPAAAILGDPTDFTIMGKNLPSTLSFQLEGCVDIESIGHKSSTYMQFRCTPVSTGEKDGILRDRPSGTILHSFKVTVGNAPPNEELVLKAVRVDLSEKDNSAATCSYISAEDLKTEDEERCSVASGGTIHEGERVTYKATAYFAKNVGTGDVNHVAGEYVEDCNGEDVTNECTWMATPTMYVTSYGNGEIEALPGSAGQTVKMKCLYYHSPSNIQIVGTLPITINP from the coding sequence ATGTTCAGGCTGAAAAGCATGATGTGCTGGCTGATGCTCTTGTCGCTGATTCCCTTGGGGAGTGCGTGGGCGAAGAAGCCGAAAGGCGACGAAGGTATCGTGTCGGGGATTGCTCTCGATGTGGTCAGGGTGGAAGCCTGCGCCAGAGGGAAAAGGTGTGTCACAGCTAGTGGGCCGATCCAGCTGGATTTGCTTGACCTTGCTGATGGTAAGGTGGATTTTGCCAATCAGGTGTTGCTTCCTGCAAAGACCAAAGAGTTACGGCTGGTGTTGGGAGACAACAACACGATTACCGTGAATAATGAAGAGTTTCCTTTGACCGTACCGAGCGGGCAGACTTCCGGGCTGAAGCTGAAGGGGAGGAAAGCCTTCCCCAGAGAAGGAGGTTTGCTCTCTAGCCTGACATTGAACTTGAACCTGAAAAAGCAGCTTGTGGTTCGGGCGAAGCGGAGTAAGTCCAAGGGCAAAGGAAAGAAACGGGAAATCTCTTATGTCTATTCATATAAGCTGAAGCCGGTTATCAAAGTGGCGACGGCTGAGGTTGCTCCGATGACCGATGAGGTAGCTGCTGTTGTGGCAATGCCTGATGAGGAGAGCGAGATAAAGATCGGCGAGACCTTTTCTTTGGTGATTCCTGCCGGAGCGGTTTCCGAGCCTATGGTGATTTCCGTTGAAGAGACAAAGTATACGGTTGAGGTGTTGGATGAGGAAACCGGTGAGGTGGTTGAGAAGCCTGCTCTGTCCTCAAACTATGAATTAAGTCCTGACGGGGCTGAATTTAATGAGCCTCTGGTGATAACTATTCCTTACGATCCAGAAACGCTGCCCTCGGATGTGTCGGAATATGATTTGGCGGTTTATCTTGACGGGGAAAGGATTCCCACGGATATAAATACAATGTCGAAAACTGCTACAGCGGATGTTTGGCATTTTACTGATGCGATAGTTGATCGTGAAGGAAGGCAGACTTTTGAGACGCAAATGCCTATTGATAATAGGTTCCAGCCGAATAATATTGGTTATAAATTTATGACGTATCATGAGGCATGCTATGGGGCTACATGTGAAAATATATATCATCCAGCAGCCGACATAAATGCAGCAAACGATATAAATGAAAATGTTCCGTTCTTCGCTATTGCTGACGGTACGGTTATCGCTAATAGTACTTCTTGGGGAGGCATCGTTATTGAGCATGTCCTTCCTGACGGAAAAATATACTATTCTCAATATGGTCATATGAATCATCTGACAAAGGAGGAGGACGAAGTATTACAGCCCGACATGGGTGTTAAAAAAGGAGATAAGATAGGTTATATCGGAAAGGTAGGCGGTTCTTCAGGGATGACTCCTCACCTGCACTTTGAAATCAGAAGTAACTTTCATACTGGTGCTGACTATGCTGATTTTTATTGTCCAAAACTTGATGGATGTGATGTGTTAACGACAAGAAAGGAAGTATTTGAATATTATGAATCACCCCTTGCTTTTGTCAGAAGTTATGAAAATCCATGCAAAACAGTTATTATCGTTGAAGACTCTGTGACGTATCCAGGTATTGGAGAGGATGACGATGATAATAGGATTAAGGATAATAAGGTAATTAGTCCTGATGGGGGGGTAGTCATTAAGGAACGTTTTTTCAAACCTTACCCCAGCAGTTTTTTCGGCCCAAGGGATCCAAGATATAATTTACCGGAATGGAGTACTGGTTCAGGAGGAGAACTGTCTGGTTTTGGTGGTAACTATCATTATGCTCCGACTGTATCTGGGGAGACGCCAACCTATGCAGGCACATGGTATTTTGATATACCTGAAACTGGACTTTATATGATTGATGCAAGTGTACCCGCTAATCATGCTACGACAGAGAAGGCGAAATATCGTATTTATCACAACAAGAGATACGATAATGTTACAATCAATCAAGCTATAGTTTCTGGCCCGTTAGATGACAGATGGGTGCGTCTTGGAGTGTTTGATTTTGTGGAAGGTAACGATCATTATGTCAAGCTTCGCAATAATACCGGTGAAACAAATAAGGAAGTTGGTTTCGATGCACTTAAGCTTGTCAAGGTAAGTGATGCAGCCGTGACTTCTGTCTCACCAGCAACTGCTAAACTGAACGAGTTGACCACATTTACTGTAAGCGGTCAAAGTTTGCCTTCGAATTTACTCTTCTGGCTTGATGGATGTCTAGACGTTGAACGTTTAGATAGCACTTCAACTTTCATGCAATTTCGTTGTACGCCAAGTTCATCTGGGATAAAAAGCGGGATGATCAGATTTAGGCCATACTCAGTAGTCCTGAACGAATTTACAGTAGACGTTAAGCACGCCCCTGAAGTACCAGAGGTAACTTCGGTATCTCCAGCAGCCGCCATTTTGGGCGATCCAACTGATTTTACAATCATGGGGAAAAATCTTCCTTCTACTTTATCGTTTCAGCTCGAAGGCTGTGTAGATATTGAATCCATAGGCCATAAAAGTTCAACCTACATGCAGTTTCGCTGTACACCCGTCTCAACAGGTGAAAAGGATGGAATATTAAGAGATAGGCCGAGTGGAACGATTCTGCACTCGTTTAAGGTTACAGTTGGTAATGCCCCACCGAATGAAGAACTTGTTTTGAAAGCAGTTAGGGTTGATCTTTCTGAAAAAGATAATAGCGCGGCAACATGTTCCTATATTTCTGCTGAAGATTTAAAAACAGAGGACGAAGAAAGATGCAGTGTGGCTTCTGGAGGTACGATTCATGAGGGTGAAAGAGTTACCTATAAGGCGACAGCATATTTTGCAAAGAATGTAGGAACTGGTGATGTCAATCACGTAGCCGGTGAATATGTTGAAGACTGTAATGGTGAAGACGTTACCAACGAATGCACATGGATGGCGACCCCTACCATGTATGTAACGTCCTATGGTAATGGAGAGATAGAAGCTTTACCCGGAAGTGCTGGGCAGACGGTGAAGATGAAATGTCTTTACTATCATAGCCCCAGCAATATTCAAATAGTTGGAACCTTGCCAATAACCATAAACCCATAA